The Streptomyces sp. NBC_00344 genome includes a window with the following:
- a CDS encoding arylamine N-acetyltransferase family protein: protein MDTPQQPPPSSPQQPSQPGPPWVEAYLGRIGARHPAAPDAAALRELHVRHLLTVPFENLAIHLGEDIVLAEKPLVDKIVGARRGGFCYELNGAFAALLRALGFSVTLLQARVHGADGGLGIPYDHLVLRVGTADGTGPWLADIGFGDHSHHPLDLAAQGEQQDPGGAFRIQEAPDGDFDVVRDGKPQYRVDPRSRELADFEAGAWYHRTSPDSHFTRSLICSRLSEQGRITLSGGRLLTTAQGEKHATELDTDERVLAAYRDNFGIALDRVPVLRAFPRDSAG from the coding sequence ATGGACACCCCGCAGCAGCCGCCGCCCTCGTCGCCGCAGCAGCCCTCGCAGCCCGGACCCCCGTGGGTGGAGGCGTACCTGGGCCGCATCGGGGCCCGCCACCCGGCGGCACCGGATGCCGCGGCTCTGCGTGAGCTGCATGTGCGGCACCTGCTGACGGTGCCCTTCGAGAACCTCGCGATCCACCTCGGCGAGGACATCGTGCTCGCCGAGAAGCCACTCGTCGACAAGATCGTGGGCGCTCGGCGGGGTGGCTTCTGTTACGAGCTGAACGGCGCCTTCGCGGCGCTGCTGCGGGCCCTGGGGTTCAGCGTGACGCTGCTCCAGGCCAGGGTGCACGGCGCGGACGGCGGGCTCGGTATCCCGTACGACCATCTGGTACTCAGGGTCGGGACGGCGGACGGAACAGGCCCGTGGCTGGCCGACATCGGCTTCGGCGACCACAGCCACCACCCCCTCGACCTGGCGGCGCAGGGGGAGCAACAGGACCCCGGCGGCGCATTCCGGATCCAGGAGGCCCCCGACGGTGACTTCGACGTCGTACGTGACGGCAAGCCGCAGTACCGGGTGGACCCGCGGTCGCGGGAACTCGCCGACTTCGAGGCCGGGGCCTGGTACCACCGGACCTCGCCCGACTCCCACTTCACCCGGTCACTCATCTGCTCCCGGCTCAGTGAGCAGGGGCGGATCACCCTCAGCGGCGGTCGGCTCCTCACCACCGCTCAGGGCGAGAAGCACGCGACCGAACTGGACACCGACGAGCGGGTTCTCGCTGCCTACCGGGACAATTTCGGCATCGCCCTGGACCGGGTGCCGGTGCTTCGCGCGTTCCCGCGCGACAGCGCCGGCTGA
- the holA gene encoding DNA polymerase III subunit delta → MATRRNSTDEPLAPLTLAVGQEDLLLDRAVQQVVAAARAADPETDVRDLTSEQLQPGTLDELTSPSLFSERKVVIVRNAQDLTADTVKDVKKYLAAPAEEITLVLLHAGGVKGKGLLDAARKAGAREVACPKTTKAAERLSFVRSEFRALGRSATAEACQALVDSIGSDLRELASAASQLVADVEGTIDEAVVGRYYTGRAEASSFTVADRAVEGRAADALEALRWSLSTGVAPVLITSALAQGVRAIGKLSSARGGGRPADLARELGMPPWKIDRVRQQMRGWTPDGVCTALQAVAEADAGVKGGGDDAEYALEKAVVAVARAARSGR, encoded by the coding sequence ATGGCCACCAGAAGGAATTCCACCGACGAACCGCTTGCGCCCCTCACCCTCGCTGTCGGGCAGGAGGATCTGCTGCTCGACCGTGCCGTGCAGCAGGTGGTCGCCGCGGCCCGCGCCGCCGACCCCGAGACGGATGTCCGCGACCTCACGTCCGAGCAGCTCCAGCCCGGCACCCTCGACGAGCTGACCAGCCCTTCGCTGTTCTCGGAGCGCAAGGTCGTGATCGTCCGGAATGCCCAGGACCTCACCGCCGACACGGTCAAGGACGTCAAGAAGTACCTGGCAGCTCCCGCCGAGGAGATCACCCTGGTGCTGCTGCACGCGGGCGGCGTCAAGGGCAAGGGGCTGCTGGACGCGGCGCGCAAGGCGGGGGCCCGCGAGGTCGCCTGCCCGAAGACGACCAAGGCGGCCGAGCGGCTCTCCTTCGTACGGTCGGAATTCCGCGCCCTGGGCCGGTCCGCCACGGCCGAGGCGTGCCAGGCGCTCGTCGACTCCATCGGCAGCGATCTGCGGGAGCTCGCCAGCGCGGCCTCCCAGCTGGTCGCGGACGTCGAAGGCACCATCGACGAGGCCGTCGTCGGACGTTATTACACCGGCCGGGCGGAGGCCTCCAGCTTCACGGTCGCCGACCGGGCGGTCGAGGGCCGCGCGGCCGACGCGCTGGAAGCCCTGCGATGGTCCCTCTCGACCGGTGTCGCACCCGTCCTCATCACCAGCGCGCTGGCGCAGGGTGTGCGGGCGATCGGCAAGCTCTCATCGGCGCGGGGCGGTGGCCGGCCCGCGGATCTCGCGAGGGAGCTGGGCATGCCGCCCTGGAAGATCGACCGGGTGCGGCAGCAGATGCGTGGCTGGACACCGGACGGTGTCTGCACCGCCCTGCAGGCCGTGGCCGAAGCGGACGCAGGGGTCAAGGGCGGCGGCGA